From Lysinibacillus sp. SGAir0095, the proteins below share one genomic window:
- a CDS encoding AI-2E family transporter codes for MTKKVWFQVGIGMIIALLIIKYVVEIHWIFSPLYIIIKTIFIPLLLGGVLYYISEPLQRVLEKKGAPRWASMLTIVLLLAGIVTGILLMIGNPISDQVNKLVKNAPYIEDKIMDAADIVLENKDNLPPQVETFVDSVSSSIQSIMMTGSKYIVGFVSGTVSATFTLILVPFFFIYMLKDHEKFAPNIYNLFAGERRTWIKETLADIDNVLRNYVQGQVLISLILATMMYIGYMIIELDYALLFALFAFFMNMIPFIGPWISLAPALVMAVIQDPILVVWVAIITLVAQQLESNLITPNIMGKSLDVHPLTVITIVLAAGNIGGFLFIIIAIPTYAVIKAVVKNIYEERKKIKEAATKSV; via the coding sequence GTGACAAAAAAAGTCTGGTTCCAAGTTGGAATTGGTATGATCATAGCACTGCTAATTATTAAATATGTGGTTGAAATTCATTGGATATTTAGTCCGCTCTATATCATTATCAAAACGATTTTTATTCCACTATTATTAGGTGGGGTCCTTTATTATATTTCAGAGCCGTTGCAGAGAGTTCTGGAAAAAAAGGGTGCACCAAGATGGGCAAGTATGCTAACAATTGTCTTATTGTTGGCGGGTATTGTAACAGGAATTCTGTTGATGATTGGGAATCCAATTTCTGATCAGGTGAATAAATTAGTGAAAAATGCTCCATACATCGAAGATAAAATTATGGATGCAGCCGACATTGTTTTAGAAAATAAGGATAATCTACCACCACAGGTTGAAACCTTTGTGGATTCCGTTTCAAGCTCTATTCAAAGTATTATGATGACAGGCAGCAAGTACATTGTAGGCTTTGTCAGTGGAACAGTATCTGCCACTTTTACATTAATCCTAGTGCCGTTTTTCTTTATATACATGCTGAAGGACCATGAGAAGTTCGCGCCAAATATTTATAATCTCTTTGCCGGGGAAAGACGTACTTGGATAAAAGAGACTTTAGCAGATATTGATAATGTGTTAAGAAATTATGTGCAGGGTCAAGTGTTGATAAGTTTAATCCTTGCAACGATGATGTATATCGGGTACATGATTATTGAACTGGACTATGCATTGTTGTTTGCACTATTTGCTTTCTTTATGAATATGATTCCGTTTATAGGACCATGGATTTCGTTAGCACCGGCACTTGTTATGGCTGTAATTCAAGACCCTATCTTAGTCGTGTGGGTAGCAATTATTACATTAGTTGCCCAACAGCTAGAGAGTAACTTAATTACCCCGAATATTATGGGTAAATCGTTGGATGTTCATCCGTTAACAGTAATCACGATTGTATTAGCGGCAGGAAATATCGGGGGCTTTTTATTCATCATAATCGCGATTCCAACTTATGCTGTTATTAAAGCAGTCGTAAAAAATATATACGAAGAACGAAAAAAGATAAAGGAAGCAGCAACCAAATCAGTTTAA
- a CDS encoding M3 family oligoendopeptidase translates to MVTFKEYEYKRPNLDELKDKVRTLIEQFKNADSVEAQSEVIEKINEYRNDFSTQANLVYIRASIDTNDEFYQKERDVLDEMEPQFEELLFEYYTELVKTPYRGLLEEKWGTQLFALAENQIKGFSPEIIELMQQENKLVSEYNKLVASAQIEFDGKTLTLAQLTPYGESTDRDVRKQAMEARFNFFNENGEKFDDIYDQLVQLRHKIATTLGYKNYVELGYVNMNRIDYNAEMVSNFRDQVQKLIVPLATKLYERQAKRIGVSDFKYYDEGLNYLTGNAKPQGSPEWIVANGKKMYEELSTETGEFFNYMIDRDLMDLEAKKGKESGGYCTFIDNYDSPFIFSNFNGTSGDIDVLTHEAGHAFQVYSSRNIGIPEYLWPTYESAEIHSMSMEFFTWPWMELFFKEETEKYKFSHLASGLLFLPYGVAVDEFQHVVYENPAMAPAQRKQAWKEIENKYLPHRDYDGYEYLEAGGFWQRQGHIYASPFYYIDYTLAQVCAFQFWKRSREDFESAWKDYLHLCQLGGSMSFTKLVKEAGLISPFDDGCVESVIDAIEEYLNSVDDTNL, encoded by the coding sequence ATGGTAACTTTTAAAGAGTATGAATATAAAAGACCGAATTTAGATGAATTAAAGGATAAAGTAAGAACGTTAATAGAACAATTTAAAAATGCGGATTCAGTTGAAGCACAAAGCGAAGTAATTGAAAAGATAAATGAATATCGCAATGACTTCTCAACACAGGCTAATCTTGTATATATTCGTGCTTCAATTGATACAAATGACGAGTTTTACCAAAAGGAAAGAGATGTTTTAGATGAAATGGAGCCGCAATTTGAAGAGCTTCTATTTGAGTATTATACAGAACTTGTTAAAACACCTTACAGAGGTCTATTAGAAGAAAAATGGGGAACACAACTTTTTGCATTAGCAGAAAATCAAATTAAAGGATTCTCTCCAGAAATTATTGAGTTAATGCAACAAGAAAACAAACTTGTGTCTGAATATAACAAGCTAGTAGCCTCAGCTCAAATTGAATTTGATGGAAAAACATTAACTCTTGCACAGCTTACTCCGTATGGTGAATCTACGGATCGTGATGTTCGTAAACAAGCAATGGAAGCTCGTTTTAACTTCTTTAACGAAAACGGTGAAAAATTTGACGATATTTATGATCAATTAGTTCAGCTGCGCCATAAAATTGCTACGACTTTGGGCTACAAAAATTACGTTGAATTAGGTTATGTCAATATGAACCGTATTGATTATAATGCGGAAATGGTTTCGAATTTTAGAGACCAGGTGCAAAAATTAATTGTACCTCTTGCAACGAAGCTATATGAACGCCAAGCAAAACGTATTGGCGTGAGTGACTTCAAGTATTATGATGAGGGTCTGAACTATTTAACGGGGAATGCTAAGCCACAAGGCAGTCCGGAATGGATTGTAGCAAACGGTAAAAAAATGTATGAAGAGCTTTCGACTGAAACAGGAGAGTTTTTCAATTATATGATTGATCGCGATTTAATGGATTTAGAAGCGAAGAAAGGGAAAGAAAGTGGTGGTTATTGTACTTTCATAGATAATTATGATTCACCATTTATCTTCTCAAACTTTAATGGCACTTCTGGTGACATTGATGTACTAACACATGAAGCAGGACATGCATTCCAAGTATACTCAAGCCGCAATATCGGGATACCTGAATATTTATGGCCAACATATGAGTCTGCTGAAATTCACTCGATGAGTATGGAATTCTTCACATGGCCATGGATGGAATTATTCTTTAAAGAAGAAACGGAGAAATATAAATTCTCACACTTAGCAAGTGGATTATTATTCTTGCCTTATGGAGTGGCAGTAGATGAGTTCCAGCATGTTGTTTATGAAAACCCAGCTATGGCACCAGCTCAGCGTAAACAAGCATGGAAAGAAATTGAAAATAAATATTTACCACATCGTGATTATGATGGGTATGAATATTTAGAAGCGGGTGGCTTCTGGCAACGTCAAGGACATATATATGCAAGCCCATTCTATTACATCGATTATACGCTTGCTCAAGTGTGTGCATTCCAATTCTGGAAACGCTCAAGAGAAGACTTTGAATCTGCATGGAAGGATTATCTTCACCTTTGCCAGCTAGGTGGATCTATGTCATTCACTAAGCTAGTAAAAGAAGCTGGGTTAATTTCACCATTTGATGATGGCTGTGTAGAATCTGTTATTGATGCAATTGAAGAATATTTAAACTCTGTAGATGATACAAATTTATAA
- a CDS encoding YebC/PmpR family DNA-binding transcriptional regulator, whose amino-acid sequence MGRKWNNIKDKKAEKDKNTSRIYAKFGTEIYVAAKKGEPDPESNSALKFVLERAKTYNVPKHIIDKAIDKAKGAGGEDYDELRYEGFGVGGTMVIVDALTNNVNRTASDVRAAFGKNGGNMGVSGSVTYMFDSTAVFGIEGKTADEVLEILLEADVDTRDVFEEEDNVIVYAEPDQFHAAQEAFKAAGITEFTVAELTMLPQTEVALSGDDAAKFEKMIDALEDLEDVQRVYFNADLGE is encoded by the coding sequence ATGGGTCGTAAATGGAATAACATTAAAGATAAGAAAGCCGAAAAAGACAAAAATACAAGTCGTATTTACGCTAAATTCGGGACTGAAATTTATGTAGCTGCGAAAAAAGGCGAACCAGATCCAGAATCAAACTCAGCCTTAAAGTTTGTTTTAGAACGTGCTAAAACATACAATGTACCAAAGCATATAATCGATAAAGCAATCGACAAAGCTAAAGGTGCTGGCGGAGAAGACTATGACGAGTTACGTTATGAAGGATTTGGTGTAGGTGGAACGATGGTTATCGTTGATGCCCTAACAAACAATGTAAACCGTACTGCTTCCGACGTGCGTGCTGCATTCGGAAAAAACGGAGGAAACATGGGAGTATCGGGTTCAGTTACTTATATGTTCGACTCAACTGCCGTATTTGGGATTGAAGGAAAAACAGCTGATGAAGTATTAGAAATTCTATTAGAAGCTGATGTTGATACACGTGATGTATTTGAAGAAGAAGACAACGTCATCGTTTACGCGGAACCAGATCAATTCCATGCAGCTCAAGAAGCATTTAAGGCAGCAGGAATCACTGAATTTACAGTAGCCGAGCTGACTATGCTTCCTCAAACAGAAGTAGCATTATCTGGAGACGATGCAGCGAAATTCGAAAAAATGATTGATGCTTTAGAAGATCTAGAAGATGTTCAACGCGTATATTTTAACGCTGATTTAGGCGAATAA
- a CDS encoding neutral zinc metallopeptidase codes for METKGRRKSSNVEDRRGMSKGVIGGGIGGVGIIIVIIFTLLNGGDAGDVLNQINQGQIQNGSNTEYVPTAEEEELAEFVSVVLADTEDVWQHLFQEQGLSYENPSLVLFTDSVQSGCGVAGAAVGPFYCPADYKLYIDLSFYQELKNRFGAPGDFAMAYVVAHEVGHHVQTLLGTSQQVHALNDKVSQAEYNAQTVKLELQADYYAGVWANHVQDLGYLETGDIEEALTAANAIGDDTLQMEAQGYIVPESFTHGTSEQRVRWFKKGFESGTLEGGDTFSADEL; via the coding sequence ATGGAGACTAAGGGTAGAAGAAAAAGTAGCAATGTTGAAGATCGCCGTGGAATGAGTAAAGGTGTAATCGGTGGCGGTATCGGTGGAGTAGGAATTATTATCGTTATTATTTTTACGCTACTAAATGGTGGGGATGCTGGGGATGTATTGAATCAGATAAACCAAGGGCAGATTCAAAATGGAAGCAATACCGAATACGTTCCGACTGCCGAGGAAGAAGAACTGGCGGAATTTGTTTCAGTAGTGCTAGCTGATACTGAGGATGTTTGGCAACATTTGTTTCAGGAACAAGGTTTATCCTATGAAAACCCAAGCCTAGTATTGTTTACTGACAGTGTTCAGTCCGGCTGTGGAGTTGCTGGTGCCGCTGTTGGGCCGTTTTACTGTCCAGCGGATTATAAATTATATATCGATCTTAGTTTTTATCAGGAGCTTAAGAACCGATTTGGGGCTCCGGGAGATTTCGCAATGGCTTATGTTGTGGCACATGAAGTAGGACACCATGTACAAACCTTACTAGGTACTTCCCAGCAGGTGCATGCTCTAAATGATAAGGTCAGTCAAGCGGAGTATAATGCACAGACTGTAAAACTAGAGTTGCAGGCAGATTATTATGCAGGTGTCTGGGCCAATCATGTACAGGATTTAGGTTATTTAGAGACTGGGGATATTGAAGAGGCGTTGACTGCTGCGAATGCAATTGGAGATGATACTCTTCAAATGGAGGCGCAAGGGTATATTGTACCAGAGAGTTTTACGCATGGTACAAGTGAACAAAGGGTGCGTTGGTTCAAAAAGGGCTTTGAAAGTGGCACACTTGAAGGTGGAGACACATTTAGCGCAGATGAATTGTAA
- a CDS encoding low molecular weight protein-tyrosine-phosphatase, translated as MVCVLFVCLGNICRSPMAEAVLRDMVEKRGLSSAIKVDSAATCSWHVGEQPHKGTREKLKEFGISTSGMKGRQLSTDDFETFDYIVGMDNSNIQNIREMLGQPDHPKIFRFLDLTPHGKDVPDPYYTGDFQETYELVVEGCEALLNKILSEIK; from the coding sequence ATGGTATGTGTTCTTTTTGTTTGTCTAGGGAATATTTGTCGTTCACCAATGGCTGAAGCAGTATTGCGTGACATGGTGGAAAAAAGGGGCTTAAGTAGCGCCATTAAAGTTGATTCTGCAGCGACATGTTCATGGCATGTTGGGGAGCAACCTCATAAGGGAACTCGGGAAAAGCTAAAAGAATTTGGAATTTCAACAAGTGGTATGAAAGGTCGACAGCTTTCAACTGATGATTTTGAAACATTTGATTATATCGTAGGAATGGACAATAGTAATATCCAAAACATACGGGAAATGCTTGGGCAGCCAGACCACCCTAAAATTTTCAGATTCTTGGACCTAACACCCCATGGAAAGGATGTACCAGATCCTTATTATACAGGAGATTTTCAGGAAACATATGAATTGGTTGTAGAGGGCTGTGAAGCATTGCTAAACAAAATTCTGTCTGAAATAAAGTAA
- a CDS encoding GNAT family N-acetyltransferase — protein sequence MDIHDVKDLSERFNEAVELFWGYWGSENNRLFYEQCMQNSHGSDGIPRFYVAMIEGEMVGTYALLRNDINSRHDLYPWFACLYVKEEYRKKGIAFRLLQHGAEQSKNLGFKNLYLESNLDGFYEKLGWKENGIAYDPFGHHAKIYEKNLEE from the coding sequence ATGGATATTCATGACGTAAAGGATCTATCCGAACGTTTTAATGAAGCAGTCGAACTCTTTTGGGGATATTGGGGTTCCGAGAATAATCGTCTTTTTTATGAGCAATGTATGCAGAATTCTCATGGTTCTGATGGCATCCCACGCTTCTATGTAGCGATGATAGAAGGAGAAATGGTCGGTACATATGCTTTACTTCGAAATGATATAAATAGCAGACATGATTTATATCCTTGGTTTGCTTGTCTATATGTAAAAGAGGAATATCGAAAAAAAGGAATTGCATTTAGATTATTACAGCATGGTGCTGAACAAAGCAAAAATCTTGGCTTTAAGAATCTATATTTAGAAAGTAATTTAGATGGCTTTTATGAAAAGTTAGGCTGGAAGGAAAACGGCATAGCCTATGATCCATTTGGACATCATGCAAAAATATATGAGAAAAATTTGGAGGAGTAA
- a CDS encoding 1-acyl-sn-glycerol-3-phosphate acyltransferase: MLYDFAARLVREFLRLNGSKAKVFGKEHLPKEGGYIIACTHNGYADILNLGVSLLPRHIHFMAKKQLFDMKVLGPLVSNLNAFPVDRENPGPSVIKIPRQLIKEGKIVGIFPSGTRSQENAELKQGAITIAQLSKGQIVPAAYVGPRNVGEVMKRQKGYLIFGEPFAVGAGKEARDEAAQHLEKELQRLTEELKLKIK; the protein is encoded by the coding sequence GTGTTATATGATTTTGCTGCAAGATTAGTTAGAGAATTTTTAAGGCTTAATGGATCAAAAGCCAAAGTGTTTGGAAAAGAACATTTACCTAAAGAAGGCGGCTATATTATTGCTTGTACACATAATGGATATGCAGATATTCTAAATTTAGGTGTGTCCTTATTACCGAGACATATTCATTTTATGGCGAAGAAACAGTTGTTTGATATGAAAGTGCTTGGCCCACTTGTATCCAATTTAAATGCATTTCCTGTGGACAGAGAAAATCCTGGACCTAGTGTTATCAAAATTCCTAGACAACTCATTAAAGAAGGAAAAATTGTCGGGATATTCCCAAGTGGAACCCGCTCACAGGAGAATGCGGAGTTGAAACAAGGGGCTATTACAATTGCCCAGCTTTCAAAGGGGCAAATAGTTCCAGCAGCATACGTTGGACCACGAAATGTTGGAGAAGTAATGAAGCGACAAAAAGGGTATTTAATCTTCGGCGAGCCCTTTGCAGTTGGAGCTGGTAAAGAAGCGCGTGATGAAGCAGCCCAGCATTTGGAAAAGGAATTACAGCGACTTACAGAAGAACTTAAATTAAAAATAAAATAA
- a CDS encoding putative RNA methyltransferase produces the protein MGKVSKRVASILYMKEHETLFSCPLCQDSMHVTDDGHVICGNHHSFDIAKQGYVNFMIKPSTSMYSKSLFESRQEIINSGLYNPLQQLIAKLIGEEAQIILDTGCGEGSHLERIAKLLPQDVVAIGIDISKEGIQSAAKFYEQKIWCVGDLANSPYKERSIDCILNILSPANYDEFSRLLRPNGKVIKVVPQSDYLKEIRTQAFANSEKESYSNAQTVQRFKEHFTNVLHERITYTMPLEPRLVPKLLEMTPLGWHLQEEIALSEITIDLDVLVGELSI, from the coding sequence GTGGGAAAGGTATCAAAAAGAGTTGCTAGTATTTTATATATGAAAGAACATGAAACACTTTTTTCCTGTCCTCTATGTCAAGATAGTATGCATGTCACGGATGACGGTCACGTAATATGTGGCAATCATCATTCATTTGATATTGCGAAACAAGGCTATGTGAATTTCATGATTAAACCCTCTACTTCGATGTATAGTAAAAGTTTATTTGAATCACGTCAGGAAATAATTAATAGTGGTCTATATAATCCATTGCAACAATTGATTGCAAAACTTATTGGAGAAGAAGCACAAATAATATTAGATACAGGGTGTGGGGAAGGCTCTCATTTAGAAAGAATCGCCAAGTTATTGCCACAAGATGTGGTAGCAATAGGGATAGATATTTCAAAAGAAGGAATCCAGTCTGCTGCGAAGTTTTATGAGCAAAAAATCTGGTGTGTCGGCGATTTAGCGAATAGTCCATATAAAGAACGATCAATTGATTGTATTTTAAATATTTTATCGCCTGCTAATTACGATGAGTTCAGTAGATTGTTAAGACCAAATGGAAAGGTCATCAAAGTGGTGCCTCAATCAGATTATTTGAAGGAAATTCGAACACAGGCTTTCGCTAATTCGGAAAAAGAAAGTTATTCAAATGCTCAAACAGTACAGCGGTTTAAAGAGCATTTCACGAATGTATTGCACGAACGTATTACATATACAATGCCTCTTGAGCCGCGCCTTGTTCCCAAACTTCTCGAAATGACACCTCTTGGCTGGCACCTGCAAGAAGAAATTGCATTAAGCGAAATTACAATCGATTTGGATGTTTTAGTCGGCGAGCTTTCGATATAA
- a CDS encoding MFS transporter, translated as MRKIHYSWVILAVTFTAIIVAGIIRSSSGIFLDPFESEFGWGRPTISFAFAVCLFLYGFSGPFMAAFVEVFGLKRIMLYSMAILSVGLALTFIMKSEWQLILIWGVMLGIGSGLFLTVLSTQVANRWFVKRRGLAVGILTAATATGQLILLPVLANFVENYSWRSAILLIFALSILMLIVIGIFMKSWPEDLGLTPYGQEEAPTEEVLSSTKRNPFKMAISSLLEGIKVKEFWLLAGSFFICGLSTSGLIGTHFISYCISFGIPLVTAAAMLSFMGVFDLIGTTVSGWLSDRYDNRWLLFWYYTLRGISLLFLPFALAEGSYTWLVIFSIFYGLDWIATVPPTIGLTRQKFGIEKSAMMYGWITASHQVGAGVAAYTGGVVFKVFGSYMWAFLLAGGFCLLASLFVILLKKHNPRELV; from the coding sequence ATGAGAAAAATCCATTATAGCTGGGTGATCCTGGCAGTTACATTTACAGCTATTATTGTAGCTGGCATTATACGTTCATCTTCTGGAATCTTTCTAGATCCCTTTGAATCGGAGTTTGGCTGGGGAAGACCGACAATTTCCTTTGCTTTTGCAGTTTGTCTGTTTTTATATGGCTTTTCGGGACCGTTTATGGCGGCCTTTGTTGAGGTCTTTGGTTTGAAGCGAATTATGCTTTATTCAATGGCCATTCTTTCTGTTGGTCTAGCCTTAACTTTTATCATGAAAAGTGAGTGGCAGTTAATATTAATCTGGGGTGTTATGTTAGGAATTGGCTCAGGTTTGTTTTTAACAGTGTTAAGTACACAAGTAGCAAATCGCTGGTTTGTTAAAAGACGCGGTCTGGCTGTAGGGATATTAACAGCGGCAACTGCTACAGGACAATTAATATTACTCCCTGTTTTAGCAAACTTTGTAGAGAACTATTCATGGCGTTCGGCAATTTTATTAATATTTGCATTAAGTATTTTGATGTTGATTGTCATCGGAATTTTTATGAAAAGTTGGCCTGAGGATTTGGGACTCACACCGTATGGACAAGAAGAGGCACCAACTGAAGAAGTACTTTCATCAACAAAGCGTAATCCTTTTAAAATGGCCATTTCTTCATTATTAGAAGGGATAAAAGTAAAAGAGTTTTGGCTATTAGCTGGGAGCTTCTTTATTTGTGGCCTATCTACAAGTGGATTAATCGGGACTCATTTTATTTCCTATTGTATCAGCTTCGGCATTCCCTTAGTTACTGCCGCTGCGATGTTATCTTTTATGGGTGTGTTTGACTTAATCGGTACCACAGTATCAGGCTGGTTATCGGACCGTTACGATAATCGCTGGTTATTGTTTTGGTATTACACATTGCGTGGGATATCTCTTCTGTTCTTACCCTTTGCATTGGCTGAAGGATCCTACACTTGGCTTGTTATATTCTCAATTTTTTACGGCTTGGACTGGATTGCAACTGTCCCACCGACAATTGGCTTAACAAGACAGAAGTTTGGTATTGAAAAAAGTGCCATGATGTATGGTTGGATTACAGCTAGCCATCAGGTAGGGGCGGGGGTAGCAGCATATACAGGCGGTGTAGTGTTTAAGGTGTTTGGTTCTTATATGTGGGCATTCCTTTTAGCCGGTGGTTTTTGTTTATTAGCCAGCTTATTTGTAATTTTACTAAAAAAACATAATCCTAGAGAACTTGTTTAG
- a CDS encoding nuclease-related domain-containing protein: protein MLVLFFIVFIGILFAVNVYVYENSEFSKLTGHSLLSVWTNKEVRFLYKLAQKLKKVKGELKILYNIALPQSEWKIDFILLHQSGIYVINAKRSSGWIYGSEQDLQWAQVLENGQMNTFRNPIIENKLKIDDVKKYNPEVSNDLYQSLVVFNKNCSFKKVEIRSQDVDVFKIDELKTFWNDRMDHILTKDQMMSIYSNLETYMIKKPTKEKAPFKDAASS from the coding sequence ATGCTTGTCCTTTTTTTCATAGTATTTATCGGGATACTGTTTGCGGTAAATGTTTATGTATATGAAAACAGTGAGTTTAGCAAGCTAACTGGCCATTCCCTTTTATCCGTTTGGACGAATAAAGAAGTGAGATTTTTATATAAATTAGCTCAAAAGTTAAAAAAAGTAAAGGGCGAATTGAAAATTTTATATAATATTGCTCTTCCTCAAAGTGAATGGAAAATAGATTTCATACTCCTACACCAATCGGGAATATATGTCATTAATGCAAAGCGTTCCAGTGGGTGGATTTATGGGAGTGAGCAAGATCTTCAATGGGCTCAGGTTTTGGAAAACGGTCAAATGAATACTTTCCGTAACCCTATTATTGAGAATAAACTAAAGATTGATGATGTGAAAAAATACAATCCTGAAGTAAGCAATGACTTATATCAATCACTGGTTGTTTTTAATAAGAATTGCTCATTTAAAAAGGTTGAAATACGCTCACAGGATGTAGATGTCTTTAAAATTGATGAATTAAAAACTTTCTGGAATGATAGAATGGACCATATCTTAACTAAAGACCAAATGATGTCGATTTATTCTAATTTAGAGACTTACATGATAAAAAAGCCAACTAAAGAAAAAGCTCCTTTTAAGGATGCTGCTTCAAGCTAA
- a CDS encoding AraC family transcriptional regulator, with product MSWVDSIQKAIDYMENHLLDVDLSIEQIAKACNSSAFHFQRTFSILTDITVGDYIRRRRLTLAAQDLVNTNDKIIDIAYKYGYETPESFAKAFRKQHKLSPMEARKKLGPLQSYNRLVIKIKLEGALPMNYKIIEKESFQVVGVKRTYNYKNGENLSEIPQFWSDVHSDGTNDQLINLNNGDIQGILGVCTVEENEKQNGKMDYWIATAHRGETPNGIDSYEIPASKWVIFEVHGAMPHAMQDTWKKIYSEWFPSNPYKPAGTAELEVYTNEDASKPDYYSEIWIPIK from the coding sequence ATGAGTTGGGTAGACTCGATTCAAAAAGCAATTGATTATATGGAGAACCATTTATTAGACGTCGATTTATCCATCGAACAAATAGCTAAAGCATGCAATTCGTCTGCATTTCATTTTCAAAGAACTTTTTCTATTTTAACGGATATAACAGTTGGCGATTATATTCGCAGAAGACGTCTAACCCTAGCTGCTCAGGATTTAGTCAATACAAACGATAAAATTATCGACATCGCTTATAAATATGGTTATGAGACACCTGAATCATTTGCAAAAGCTTTTCGAAAACAGCATAAGCTTTCTCCCATGGAAGCTCGAAAAAAATTGGGTCCTCTACAATCTTATAACCGCCTCGTCATAAAAATTAAGTTGGAAGGAGCATTACCAATGAATTACAAAATTATCGAAAAAGAGTCATTTCAAGTTGTTGGCGTTAAGAGAACGTATAATTACAAAAATGGAGAAAACCTAAGTGAAATACCACAATTTTGGAGTGACGTTCATTCTGATGGAACTAATGATCAACTTATTAATTTAAACAATGGAGATATTCAAGGTATTCTTGGCGTATGTACTGTCGAAGAAAATGAAAAACAAAATGGAAAAATGGACTATTGGATTGCTACTGCACATCGAGGGGAAACGCCAAATGGAATTGATTCCTATGAAATCCCTGCTTCAAAATGGGTTATCTTTGAAGTCCACGGTGCGATGCCACATGCCATGCAGGATACTTGGAAGAAGATCTATTCAGAATGGTTCCCTTCCAATCCATATAAACCTGCTGGAACAGCAGAATTAGAGGTATACACGAATGAAGATGCATCAAAACCAGATTACTACTCAGAAATTTGGATTCCAATAAAATAG
- a CDS encoding LytTR family transcriptional regulator DNA-binding domain-containing protein, with amino-acid sequence MNSNLALTIDAFAIEGNVISPSIEMQLEKGSIIGIYSDVAKLNYLKKQFASNPQIHIEHRDNGLYNRLSVHEYINFLKGLYNPSTNKGDLLNLFGLADQKKVRLSNLSYADKQRLRFIHCFFNDKSIQVIEEPLQNLDEHAKKTIMNILLSLKKEQKSIILLSNNMEDILISSDTVYRLDSAGLHTLDVKEEEDATIPSKKNEPIPFRFEKIPTKLNDKIILFNPPEIDYIESIEGQVSVYVGGEAYPSSLTLNDLEQKLTPFGFFRCHRSYIVNLQKVREIITWTRNSYSLALHTSKDTIVPLSKNKLVELKRIIGI; translated from the coding sequence ATGAATTCAAACCTTGCCTTAACAATTGATGCATTTGCTATAGAAGGAAATGTCATCTCTCCAAGTATTGAAATGCAACTAGAAAAGGGTTCCATCATTGGCATTTACTCAGATGTAGCAAAATTAAACTATCTAAAAAAACAATTTGCTTCTAATCCCCAAATACATATCGAACATAGAGATAATGGACTATATAACCGTTTATCTGTTCATGAATATATAAATTTTTTAAAAGGCTTATATAACCCTTCAACAAATAAAGGCGATTTATTGAACCTATTCGGGTTAGCTGATCAAAAAAAAGTAAGATTAAGCAATTTATCTTATGCAGATAAACAAAGATTACGTTTCATCCACTGTTTTTTTAACGATAAATCCATCCAGGTTATTGAAGAACCACTACAAAACTTAGATGAACATGCAAAAAAAACGATTATGAACATATTGCTCTCATTAAAAAAAGAACAAAAATCCATTATATTATTATCAAATAATATGGAAGACATCCTTATTAGTAGCGATACTGTATATCGTCTGGACTCAGCAGGCTTACACACGTTAGATGTAAAAGAGGAAGAAGATGCTACAATACCATCTAAGAAAAATGAGCCTATTCCTTTTCGCTTCGAAAAAATCCCAACAAAACTTAACGATAAAATCATTTTATTTAATCCGCCTGAAATAGACTATATTGAAAGCATTGAAGGACAAGTGTCTGTATATGTAGGTGGCGAAGCTTACCCTTCTTCCCTGACTTTAAATGATCTCGAACAAAAACTGACACCCTTTGGCTTCTTCAGATGTCACCGTTCTTATATTGTGAACTTACAAAAAGTAAGGGAAATTATCACTTGGACAAGAAATAGCTATAGCTTGGCCCTTCACACCTCCAAGGATACAATTGTACCTTTATCGAAAAACAAATTAGTCGAATTAAAACGAATAATTGGGATTTAA